A genomic window from Silene latifolia isolate original U9 population chromosome Y, ASM4854445v1, whole genome shotgun sequence includes:
- the LOC141630686 gene encoding uncharacterized protein LOC141630686, with translation MIRADLYQGIVDTVVSGEVSATKVGKRIVLPPSFLGGPRDMKKWYLNSMALVQSYGKPDLFIIMTCNANWPEIKKQLAEDEKSQNRPDIVSRVFTAKLLPVKKQIVDKRIFREVAAYVYVVEFQKRGFPHVHFLIILKDGHKLKSPADYDKFVSAEIPPMENPTLHVTVLKHMMHGPCDKLNPTCSCMKHAKTAGHWKYEYPKSYRAETTTNNVGYLCSTMHAVKYLYKYVYKGHDRISFSLAPGDEPPVVDEITQYQSGRWPKDPSHLWNTHYDALSNDYHYRFPGQPQKVKRLTARSVERYLEAMGKTLETFGLEHLETSSDHELRRTRDIIDALDAPIPEECRRCKALLNTAQKEAFDTIMEHVNASKPGAFFVDRRGGTGKTFMYNTLYVEVRLVGEIILPTATSGIAASNIPTGHITHSRFRIPLDSDVSLACDVPRQGSLAALIRAASMIIWDEASMEKRQNVESLDLLLRDLCDPNQLFWGKIVVALLTPLNDDVDAINNVLIGKFPGNPVFYKSHDSMIDDNCAISLAAFINKLNPGGMNPHELILKENCPVILLRNLQPSFGLCNGTWLICKRFLPNSIKCAIMSGNHKGEHVFIPRIKLQPTSSTNYPFQLQRNQFPLKLSFAMTINKCQGQTLSQFVVYLPKPCFAHGQLYVALSRAQNANQVTVIAASGPEEVSLNFVKNILFYDVLTLAWII, from the exons ATGATCCGGGCTGATTTATACCAAGGAATAGTTGACACAGTTGTTTCTGGGGAAGTTTCTGCTACTAAGGTTGGCAAAAGGATCGTGCTGCCACCATCATTTTTAGGCGGGCCCAGGGATATGAAAAAATGGTATCTCAATTCAATGGCTCTCGTACAAAGCTATGGTAAACCTGACCTGTTCATTATCATGACGTGCAATGCTAACTGGCCTGAAATAAAAAAGCAACTAGCAGAGGACGAAAAGTCACAAAACCGACCAGACATTGTTTCCCGAGTATTCACGGCAAAACTACTGCCGGTTAAAAAACAAATAGTGGACAAACGCATCTTCAGAGAGGTAGCTGCTTACGTCTATGTGGTTGAATTTCAGAAAAGGGGCTTTCCACATGTGCACTTCCTAATTATCCTTAAAGACGGGCATAAGTTGAAAAGTCCAGCCGATTATGACAAGTTTGTTTCGGCTGAAATCCCACCAATGGAGAACCCTACCTTGCATGTAACTGTGCTAAAACACATGATGCACGGCCCTTGCGATAAGCTAAATCCGACTTGCTCATGCATGAAACATGCTAAAACGGCTGGACATTGGAAGTATGAATATCCAAAGTCTTATAGAGCTGAAACCACAACTAACAACGTGGGGTATC TGTGCTCAACAATGCACGCTGTCAAATATTTATATAAGTATGTATACAAAGGCCACGACAGGATATCGTTCAGTCTCGCACCTGGTGATGAGCCTCCGGTAGTTGATGAGATCACACAGTACCAGTCAGGCCGATGG CCAAAAGACCCATCTCACTTGTGGAATACACACTACGACGCGTTGTCTAATGATTACCACTACAGATTTCCTGGTCAACCTCAAAAGGTCAAAAGGTTGACCGCGCGGTCTGTCGAACGGTATTTAGAAGCAATGGGCAAAACACTGGAGACATTTGGCCTAGAACATCTAGAAACATCTAGCGATCATGAACTGCGAAGGACCAGAGATATAATTGATGCATTAGACGCACCGATTCCCGAAGAATGCAGGAGATGCAAGGCCCTCTTAAATACGGCACAGAAAGAGGCGTTTGACACAATTATGGAACATGTCAATGCATCTAAGCCTGGAGCATTTTTTGTAGATAGGCGTGGTGGTACAGGAAAAACTTTCATGTACAACACGCTATATGTTGAGGTCCGTTTAGTCGGGGAAATTATTTTACCAACGGCCACATCAGGTATCGCTGCATCAAACATACCCACTGGTCATATAACACATTCCCGCTTTAGGATTCCTCTAGATAGCGACGTCTCACTCGCCTGTGATGTACCTAGACAAGGTAGCCTTGCAGCACTAATACGTGCTGCCAGCATGATAATTTGGGATGAGGCCTCTATGGAAAAAAGGCAGAATGTTGAATCCCTCGACTTGCTACTAAGAGATCTATGTGACCCTAACCAGCTGTTTTGGGGGAAAATTGTAgt AGCATTACTAACCCCATTAAACGATGATGTGGACGCTATTAACAATGTTTTGATTGGAAAATTCCCTGGGAACCCTGTTTTCTACAAGAGCCATGATTCAATGATAGACGATAACTGTGCAATTTCCCTGGCAGCGTTCATCAATAAACTTAACCCGGGAGGAATGAACCCTCATGAACTTATTTTGAAAGAAAATTGCCCTGTTATACTACTGCGGAACCTACAGCCATCGTTTGGGTTGTGTAATGGAACATGGTTAATTTGCAAGCGATTCCTTCCAAACTCGATAAAGTGTGCTATCATGTCAGGCAATCACAAAGGCGAGCATGTGTTCATACCACGCATTAAACTACAGCCAACTTCGTCAACAAATTACCCTTTTCAGCTCCAGAGAAACCAATTCCCTTTAAAACTTAGCTTTGCTATGACTATCAATAAGTGTCAAGGACAGACTCTAAGTCAGTTTGTTGTGTACCTACCGAAACCATGCTTTGCCCATGGCCAGCTATATGTTGCACTATCTAGAGCTCAGAATGCCAACCAAGTAACTGTGATCGCAGCTTCAGGACCAGAAGAAGTTTCTTTAAATTTTGTCAAAAATATCTTGTTTTACGATGTTCTAACGCTCGCATGGATTATTTGA